A part of Melittangium boletus DSM 14713 genomic DNA contains:
- a CDS encoding HNH endonuclease codes for MLNSAVLVLNRNYQPVHVTSVKRAVLLLYLGVAKAIDSQYRLYEFEDWAALSASTAHDSIHTINRSIRVPRVVVLSAYEYLPRGRVRFSRLNIYARDHDTCQYCARQLPRSELNLDHVLPRSQGGKTSWENVVCSCVPCNLRKGGRTPEQAGIKLLRTPVRPRWTPFFRGASRRVTYREWLPFLNLADASYWNVELLDD; via the coding sequence ATGTTGAACAGTGCCGTTCTCGTCTTGAACCGCAACTACCAACCCGTCCATGTCACCTCGGTGAAGCGGGCCGTCCTGCTGCTGTATCTCGGGGTGGCCAAGGCCATCGACTCGCAGTACCGGTTGTATGAGTTCGAGGACTGGGCGGCGCTGAGTGCATCCACCGCGCACGATTCCATCCACACCATCAATCGGAGCATCCGCGTACCGCGGGTGGTGGTGCTCTCGGCCTACGAGTACCTGCCCCGGGGGAGGGTGCGCTTTTCCCGGCTCAACATCTACGCGCGCGACCACGACACCTGCCAGTATTGTGCTCGCCAGCTCCCGCGCTCGGAGTTGAATTTGGACCATGTCCTGCCGCGCTCCCAGGGCGGGAAGACGAGCTGGGAGAACGTGGTGTGCTCGTGCGTGCCGTGCAATCTGCGCAAGGGCGGACGTACACCCGAGCAGGCGGGCATCAAGCTCTTGCGCACGCCCGTGCGGCCTCGCTGGACGCCCTTCTTCAGGGGAGCATCGCGCCGCGTCACCTACCGGGAGTGGCTGCCGTTCCTCAATCTGGCGGATGCCTCGTACTGGAACGTGGAACTGCTGGATGACTGA
- a CDS encoding P-loop NTPase, giving the protein MGGGKGGIGKSLVSSNLGVALAARGQRVLLVDADLGGANLHTCLGVAQPTATLSDFLLRPKARLEDVILPTGVPNLSLIAGALDVLDAANIKYAHKQRLLRSLQTQSVDYLILDLGAGSSFNTLDFFIIADHGVLVLLPEPTSVENAYRFVKAAFYRRLQQVESEYGIERWVERALSTREGANKTPLEIVQHVRQQNAALANRLEAELAAFRVKLVLNQARTDADMKVGSAVVSAWKKFFGLDMDDFGAIRYDDDAWRAVRKRRPIVLDKPESPAALGLQGIAERLLALDSVTG; this is encoded by the coding sequence GTGGGGGGAGGCAAAGGCGGCATTGGCAAGTCGCTCGTGTCCTCCAACCTCGGGGTCGCCCTGGCCGCCAGGGGACAGCGGGTGTTGCTCGTGGACGCGGATTTGGGGGGCGCCAATCTTCACACCTGCCTGGGCGTGGCCCAGCCCACCGCGACGCTGTCCGACTTCCTGCTGCGGCCCAAGGCGCGGCTCGAGGACGTCATCCTCCCCACGGGCGTGCCCAACCTGTCGCTGATCGCCGGGGCCCTGGATGTGCTGGACGCGGCCAACATCAAATACGCTCACAAGCAGCGGCTCCTGCGCAGTCTGCAGACCCAATCCGTGGACTACCTGATCCTGGATCTGGGCGCGGGCTCCAGCTTCAACACGCTCGATTTCTTCATCATCGCGGACCATGGCGTGCTGGTGCTCCTGCCCGAGCCCACCTCCGTGGAGAACGCCTACCGCTTCGTCAAGGCCGCCTTCTACCGGCGCTTGCAGCAGGTGGAGTCCGAGTACGGCATCGAGCGATGGGTGGAGCGTGCCCTGTCCACGCGCGAGGGCGCGAACAAGACCCCGCTGGAGATCGTCCAGCACGTGCGCCAGCAGAACGCCGCGCTCGCGAACCGGCTGGAGGCGGAACTCGCCGCGTTCCGCGTGAAGCTGGTGCTCAACCAGGCGCGCACGGACGCGGACATGAAGGTAGGCTCCGCCGTGGTCTCCGCGTGGAAGAAGTTCTTCGGTCTGGACATGGATGACTTTGGCGCCATCCGCTATGACGACGACGCTTGGCGCGCGGTGCGCAAGCGTCGTCCCATCGTGCTCGACAAGCCCGAGTCTCCCGCGGCGCTGGGGCTTCAGGGCATCGCCGAGCGCTTGTTGGCACTGGATTCAGTGACGGGGTGA